In Desulfallas thermosapovorans DSM 6562, a single window of DNA contains:
- a CDS encoding EFR1 family ferrodoxin (N-terminal region resembles flavodoxins. C-terminal ferrodoxin region binds two 4Fe-4S clusters.) — MNKRINAMYFSPTGTTEKIVSGIANSISESIHGEKVVTKVDFTLPEARQNAISFTAEDVVVFGVPVYAGRVPNVLLKYLNSSIAGNGALAVSVVVYGNRNYDDAAIELKDILESNGFKVFAGGAFIGEHSFSKTLAQNRPDEKDMAIVADFAGKICEKIKQNHTQPVFVPGNKPYRQYYMPKDENGNPVDIRKVTPKTNSNCVDCKLCVQVCPMGSIDYEDVSKLNGICIKCGACIKKCPNQAKYFDDIRYLNHKHEIEVNFASRREPELFLSNS, encoded by the coding sequence GTGAATAAAAGAATTAATGCCATGTATTTTAGCCCGACGGGCACTACTGAAAAAATAGTATCGGGGATAGCCAACAGTATTTCTGAAAGCATTCATGGGGAAAAAGTTGTAACTAAAGTTGATTTTACATTGCCGGAAGCCAGGCAAAATGCGATTTCGTTTACAGCAGAGGATGTTGTTGTTTTTGGTGTTCCAGTCTACGCGGGAAGGGTTCCCAATGTATTGCTTAAATATTTGAACTCTTCCATTGCGGGCAACGGTGCGCTGGCCGTTTCCGTGGTCGTTTATGGAAACCGCAATTATGATGATGCGGCCATTGAATTAAAAGATATTCTTGAGTCAAATGGTTTCAAGGTTTTTGCCGGTGGTGCTTTTATAGGAGAGCATTCCTTTTCCAAAACTCTGGCCCAAAACAGGCCTGATGAAAAAGATATGGCTATAGTGGCTGATTTTGCCGGTAAAATATGTGAAAAAATCAAACAAAACCACACTCAACCTGTATTTGTGCCGGGAAACAAGCCCTACAGGCAATATTACATGCCCAAGGATGAAAATGGCAATCCCGTCGATATCAGGAAGGTAACCCCAAAAACAAACAGCAATTGTGTCGATTGCAAACTTTGTGTGCAGGTTTGCCCCATGGGCTCCATAGACTACGAGGACGTTTCCAAATTAAATGGCATTTGTATTAAATGTGGCGCCTGTATTAAAAAATGTCCCAACCAGGCCAAGTACTTTGATGA